One Nicotiana tomentosiformis chromosome 4, ASM39032v3, whole genome shotgun sequence genomic window carries:
- the LOC138909630 gene encoding uncharacterized protein, which produces MEGMELASYPLKGVAYSWFEMWEDSREEGSPPARWSEFVDAFIDHFLPSESKADRATEFESLKQGSMSVWEYHMRFVCLSKYAIYMLPTMEARVCRFVQGLSPLVINEVATAALNSDMNYGKMVVFPKATETLKLKNIMKQEGSNKARSASNFGGSFGGGGDRTTFKGGSSGTSQYFAQSSVSAPPSVPHQQ; this is translated from the coding sequence ATGGAGGGaatggagttggcctcctaccccctgaaaggggtggcctattcttggtttgagatgtgggaggactcccgtgaggaggggagccctccggcgaggtggagtgaaTTTGTCGACGCCTTCATTGACCATTTCTTGCCTTCCGAGAGTAAGGCGGACCGTGCcactgagtttgagagcctgaagcagggtagcatgagtgtgtgggagtaccatatgaggtTCGtgtgcctgtccaagtatgccatctatatgttgcccactatggaggcaagagtgtgccggtttgtgcagggcctcagccccttggttattaatgaggttgctacagctgccttaaattctgatatgaactatgggaagatggtggtgTTTCCTAAAGCCACGGAGACCCTCAAATTGAAGAACATAATGAAGCAAGAGGGTAGCAACAAGGCCCGATCTGcgagcaactttggtggttctttcgGTGGTGGTGGTGATAGGACAACATTcaagggagggtcatcagggaCATCCCAGtactttgctcagtcttcggttagtgcaccgccatcagtgCCCCATCAGCAGTAG